One Xyrauchen texanus isolate HMW12.3.18 chromosome 2, RBS_HiC_50CHRs, whole genome shotgun sequence genomic window carries:
- the ric3a gene encoding protein RIC-3, with translation MAISTCQKITFISCSVLCMSLFLPKMFLSRGKKEIVHSKVGPGHFPPLRNSHSFPGDQDNWDTESHYIKHYNPEAIARAKGAGKPNLLGQVIPVYGFGILLYIIYLFFKLTSKDKPPRQVCRFPILQPECTFEEMPTCQLVQLHAKMSEKVREKRISKVVHSSARSRRETRRREERKLKQLREITHIMRERQLREGATPEEEAEEAPYTADWEGYPEETYPEYDMPCRRRRFPSVILEEPDQVIFTAEELAERMEKEEGEDENESVDNDLCTNENVMKDEQEDEEEEENDEEEEDEEEEIGEDQPCLPKCIDEDDERLKFIGEREEEQNASKRRRQITFSDHRHVYHYPKGGVVGCKFEEEDEEEHEEGEEVEEEEEEVEEEGKEEEENGDDEDCEEEDGEEDQWNEEGQSDKEEKEEDPLMEAESLGFNDDVECDPEEQEVDLIDFLQTYQPEVTDISSQSQSPEAQASGTLRMRHKKQKV, from the exons ATGGCAATTTCAACATGTCAGAAGATCACCTTCATCTCTTGCAGCGTCCTGTGTATGTCTTTATTCTTACCCAAAATGTTTTTATccagagggaagaaagaaattgtGCACTCGAAGG TTGGGCCAGGGCATTTTCCTCCCTTGCGAAACAGCCATTCATTCCCTGGAGATCAAGATAACTGGGACACAGAGTCTCATTACATCAAGCATTACAACCCAGAGGCCATCGCCAGAGCCAAGGGTGCTGGCAAGCCAAACCTTCTGGGTCAGGTGATCCCTGTCTATGGTTTTGGGATCTTACTTTATATAATCTACCTGTTCTTTAAG CTGACATCTAAGGACAAACCTCCCCGACAAGTGTGCAGATTTCCTATACTGCAGCCAGAATGCACATTTGAAGAGATGC CTACTTGTCAGCTGGTCCAGCTGCATGCCAAAATGAGTGAAAAAGTGAGAGAAAAGAGGATATCAAAAGTTGTCCACTCATCTGCCAG GTCACGCAGGGAGACAAGGAGGCGAGAGGAGAGAAAGTTGAAACAGTTGAGGGAGATCACCCACATTATGCGGGAAAGACAACTGCGAGAGGGAGCAACCCCAGAAGAGGAGGCTGAGGAGGCCCCCTATACTGCAGACTGGGAAG GCTATCCAGAGGAGACCTACCCAGAGTATGATATGCCCTGCCGCAGACGCAGGTTTCCTAGCGTTATCCTAGAGGAGCCAGATCAAGTTATATTCACAGCTGAGGAGCTAGCTGAGAGAATGGAGAAAGAAGAGGGAGAAGATGAGAATGAGTCAGTTGACAATGACTTGTGTACTaatgagaatgtgatgaaagatgaacaagaagatgaagaggaagaagaaaatgacgaggaagaggaagatgaggaggaaGAGATTGGAGAGGACCAGCCCTGTCTTCCTAAATGTATTGATGAGGACGATGAGAGACTTAAGTTCATAGGTGAAAGGGAAGAGGAACAAAATGCAAGCAAGAGAAGACGGCAAATCACCTTCAGCGATCACAGACATGTCTACCATTATCCAAAGGGTGGTGTTGTTGGCTGCAAGTTtgaggaagaggatgaggaagagCATGAAGAAGGAGAAGAagtagaagaggaggaggaggaggtggaggaggaagggaaagaagaggaagaaaatggTGATGACGAAGACTGCGAAGAGGAAGATGGGGAGGAAGATCAGTGGAATGAAGAAGGGCAGAGTGATAAAGAGGAGAAAGAGGAGGATCCACTGATGGAGGCTGAGAGTCTGGGATTTAATGATGATGTCGAATGTGATCCTGAAGAGCAGGAAGTAGACCTCATTGACTTCCTTCAAACATACCAACCTGAAGTAACTGACATCTCCAGTCAGTCACAGTCACCCGAAGCTCAGGCCTCTGGGACACTTAGAATGCGTCACAAGAAGCAAAAAGTGTAG